The Coffea arabica cultivar ET-39 chromosome 2c, Coffea Arabica ET-39 HiFi, whole genome shotgun sequence genome includes the window tggatgtatgttttcaTAACTTGTTAGAGCAATCCCTTTATTGAGCAACATTATAATGTCTGACATTGTATTTTTAAATCTTTGAAAAGCCAAAGCAATTCACCTGTAACTACAGGCATTTAAGAGAAGCACTTTTGCTGAACTTTTCTGTTTGTTTTTTAGTTTAGTTGctttttcttcttatctttataTTCAGAGCACACTTGAATTACCTGGTAGATGATCTTGTTTAAGGCCTTATCTGCTCATGTTAAATCAATGTTAAGAACTTGAGAATTAAGAACTCCCTTGCACAATGCCGAAATCAAAGCTTAGTCCTGTCGTCTTTTTTGTATTCGGATGCGTCAGATGCTTCTTCCGGTTCTGGCAGTGAGACGAGACGTCGAGGCATTTATGCCACTTCAAACAATTCGACGCACGCCAGAGGGTCCGGGAGAGTAAAATTCACTGTGGATGAAATCTACAAGGCGACCAAGAATTTCTCCCCCACCTTGAAAATTGGACAGGGTGGCTTTGGGACAGTCTACAAGGGCCGACTTGAAGATGGAAATCTCGTCGCTATCAAGCGTGCTAAATCGGTGCATGCCTCTGCAATATTCCTTCCTTTCTCTGTGTTGACCTAGTAAAAATTGTCCTCATTGTATATGATTCCTACATGTTTCTTGTAGGGTGTACATGACAAGAATTCTGGAGCTGAGTTTCGAAGTGAGGTACGAACCCTGGAGAAAGTGGAGCATCTAAATCTGGTCAAGTTTTATGGATATTTGGAGCATGAGGAGGAAAGGATTATTGTTGTTGAATATGTTCCCAATGGAACCCTTAGAGAACATTTAGATTGTAAGTTGGTTCTCTCCTACTCTGTCTGCCCGTCTTTCGCTATTTCTGGTTTTCCATTTATACGCTAGTAGATTTGACTAGCGTCCATATCTTCTTTCCTCTTGCGCTGATATTTGTTAAATCCTTAATTGCTAAAATCCTCTGCTATTGACTGGTAATATAGGTATGCAAGGGAATGTGCTTGAATTCGCTGCCCGACTTGATGTCGCAATAGACGTGGCTCACGCTGTTACATATCTGCATATGTACATAGGTAAGCTTCGGATTCTTGATGAATATTTAAATCTTTTCTCCAGGACGTACAGATTTTCATTGATTTTTTGGCGGCATTCTGAGCATCTCACGTCTATTGTAGCACAGTCATGACTCTTTTGTATGAATGCAGATCACCCCATCATCCACAGAGACATCAAATCCTCCAATATTCTCCTCACTGAAAATCTTCGAGCCAAGGTAGCTGACTTTGGTTTTGCTAGGCTGGCAGCTGACAGTGAAGCCGGAGAAACACACGTTTCAACTCAAGTTAAAGGAACTGCTGGCTACTTGGATCCTGAATATCTGAAAACCTTCCAACTTACTGAGAAAAGTGATGTTTATTCATTTGGGGTGCTGCTGGTGGAGCTGGTCACTGGCAGACGCCCCATTGAGCCAAAACGCGAATTAAAAGAGCGTATAACAGCTAGATGGGTATGATGTTTCCCCTACATTATTTCTGGCATGGCTTGTTTTGCTTTTTAGCGTTCTTTAGAATCAACACCAactaattttcatttctttgacCGTATCTGATTGGAATGAACTAATTGCAGGCAATGAAGAAGTTCACTGAAGGAGATGCTATATTGACTTTGGATCCGAGACTTGAAAGATGTGCAGCAGCTAATTTAGCCATAGAAAAGATTCTTGAATTAGCCTTGCAATGTCTGGCTCCTAATCGACGCAGTCGTCCTTCAATGAGGAAGTGTGCAGAGATACTGTGGAGTATCCGCAAGGATTACAGAGAACTATTAGACTCAGATCGCTCTTCTGATTCTCAGAGCAGCTATACCATCAGAGGAGATTGAGCAGTATATGCATAAATATGATTCATGGCCACAATTTTCGTATAGATCTTCCAGTTTTGATGAGATTAAGTTGCAATCTGTAAATGCCAAGAAAAttccttttcatttcttttgaaAAGCCGATAATCACCACAAAATCTAGGTAGCGTGGCCAATGAAGAAATTTTCACCATCCGATATTTGGCCATAATACATGATTTTTAGAATGTTTTGCAGCATGTTCAGTTTTTCGCTTTGTGTAAATTCAGCTTACGGAAAAAGAATCAACAAGTGTGTAATTGCCCTTTAAACTCTAGTACATATTGTTTTTATCGTTCTTGTTGTTGGTTTAAATTGCCTCCTCGGCAGtgtctctctctgtctctccctctgctattatttgaaataacaaatTGTTATTTTCTTCTCATTTCACTACCATCATATTCGATtcaattcaatttctttttgCCTATTACATTATAAAAAGTACTGTCATCTTATGTGTGTTACAGAAAGATCTATAAAGATTCCATCAGAACAAAATAGGAGGTGAAAATCTGTAGGTGATGTCTATTCTCTCTTTTGCTCTAATTGTAAACGTTGCTGTACTGTGTATTCACTATCTTTTGATTTATTGTACAGTTTCTCGTGTACAAGTTTTTTCCTCTGCCACACCACACTGATGCCTAAACCAGTCAGCC containing:
- the LOC140035452 gene encoding calmodulin-binding receptor-like cytoplasmic kinase 2, which encodes MKSPTAHHPRRRRDLSSSGSAGSGTPDLPSISPTSTYSSSSNSSNSKSNSDKNPVKVAARTFAGAFIACFAPPEKVETNNSLGSFDASSGSGSETRRRGIYATSNNSTHARGSGRVKFTVDEIYKATKNFSPTLKIGQGGFGTVYKGRLEDGNLVAIKRAKSGVHDKNSGAEFRSEVRTLEKVEHLNLVKFYGYLEHEEERIIVVEYVPNGTLREHLDCMQGNVLEFAARLDVAIDVAHAVTYLHMYIDHPIIHRDIKSSNILLTENLRAKVADFGFARLAADSEAGETHVSTQVKGTAGYLDPEYLKTFQLTEKSDVYSFGVLLVELVTGRRPIEPKRELKERITARWAMKKFTEGDAILTLDPRLERCAAANLAIEKILELALQCLAPNRRSRPSMRKCAEILWSIRKDYRELLDSDRSSDSQSSYTIRGD